The Pseudoalteromonas rubra nucleotide sequence CTTTGAAAAGCCGCCAGTCATTCCCGACACTACTTTGCCACAACTGTTGAAACTAAATGAGATGAATGCTTAGTCAATCAGAGTTGTCTTATAAAAAGAAACTAAGATAGAATTCTGTTTTCAAAATAGGGAAAATCAATGAAATATCTGATCGCTTTATTTATCTTGATATTTAGTGTGGGGTCTTACGCGAACTACCAGTCTCAGGGTCAAGTAACAAATATCATGACCACTTCGGGTAAGATTATAGTCACCGTTAAGAACGTCAATGGTGCCATCGACAAGTTCTGGTTTACGCCAGACTCAGACATCAACCGTGTATCTCTCTCATTATTCCTCGCCGCAAAAGCGACACAGGGTACTGTTTGGGTGAGTGGTTCAGACACAATTGATAATCTTCAATACCCACACAAGGCAAGAAGATTGATCGCGATGGATTACAAATAAAGTGCACTTCAAGGTAAGCAGCCTTTCAGACTACTTACCTTTACTACTCAGCTTTACTTGCTAAACACTCTCGCTTAAAAAGATACTTCTCCAGAACCTTATCCAGCTCATCGGTTTTAAATGGCTTTCCGAGGTGCGCATTCATGCCTATGCTCAGGTATTTATCTACCTCGCTTTGCATAACGTTGGCAGTTAACGCGATGATCGTCAGTCGCTCTTTATCATAAGTTTCACGGAGGATACGGGTGGCTTCCATACCATCCATCACTGGCATCTGAATATCCATTAAGACAAGGTCAAATGCACCATCACACGACTTGATTACATCAACCGCCTGTTGACCGTTTTCTGCAATCACAATATCTAGTTCAAAACGATCTAATAGCTTGGTCGCCACTATGCGATTAATCTCATTGTCTTCAACGAGCAGTACCCGAAACGCGCCAGCTGCGCTGACAGGTTCTTCTATCTGGTCTGATTGCTCAGGGTTGTGCTTTGCAGCAATTTGACTAGGCGTATCTTTAACAAAAAGACTGATCAGGTCTTTTTTTAGTAATGGCTTATAAAGTATCGGGTAGTTCACTTTTGGCGCAATACTTTGCTCTGTATGCGCCGTGTAAATGACAACTTTTGCAGGTAACACCGCTAAGGTTTCTAGTCTCTCTAACAACCCATTGGCCTCACAGTCTGGCAATACCCAATCAAGCAGTAGCATTTCAAAAGTATTCGCGGATAACATTGCCTCGGCTTGTCGTCCGTTTTGCGCACGCGACACGGTCAGCCCCACTGACGAGGCAATGTTATCACTGACCTCCATGTAAATTGGGTCATCTTCTACGATTAATATTTTGCCTGCAATACTGGCAGTCGAGACTTCCTGCTCGGTTAATGATGCCTTACTAACCGTGTTCAGAGGTAAACGAACGCTAAACGTAGAACCCAGCCCGACTTCACTGACCACCGCGATATTACCCTCCATTAGCTCTGTCAGTAATTTACAAATTGTCAGTCCCAGCCCGGTGCCACCGTAGCGACGCGTTGTGGAAGCTTCAGCCTGTGTGAAACGCTCGAACAGCTGTTCAACTTTATCCTGCTCTATCCCTATTCCGGTATCTGTCACTGAAATCTCCACCCAGTCACTCGACTCGGTTTTAGCCTCCCGGTGCACAGCGAGCGTAATCGAACCTGTTTCCGTGAACTTCGCTGCATTCGACGTGAAGTTAAGCATAATCTGATTTATCCGGACGGGATCGCCGATGTACCAGTCACTGAGCAAAGGGTCAATATCGAAAATCAGCTTGACCCCTTTGGTGTTGGCAATGGGCGTGATCAAAGATCTCAAGTTATCGAGCAATTCCTCAAACTGAAAAGGTGTTTGCTCGATATTAAGCTTCTTAGATTCAATTTTTGAAAAGTCGAGAATATCGTTAATGATGGTAGTCAATGCATTTGCCGAAAAGCGCACTTTCTCAAGGTAATTTCTTTGTACTGAGGTGAGCTCTGTAGCCAGCAAGATATCAGTCAGACCCATGATCCCATTCATTGGCGTTCTTATCTCATGTGACATATTGGATAAAAACAAAGACTTGGTTTCGGCAGCCTGATTTGCCTGCGCATTGGCTCGCTTCAGATCGCTCATCAACCGCAGCAACACGACAATAATAAGAAGAGATACCAGCGCAAGCAGGAAGAGGATCGACCTTGTCATCTGCCAGTAAACAGTGTCGACCTGTTCGCTAAGGTGCTGCGTTTTTTCCAAAATGGCCGTTGATAGCGTACTGTTTTGTATCGGTACCAGCAGATTTGAAGCGGGCAATGCATTCTCGAGTATAAAATCTATGTGTAAACGCATTACCCTGAAACTACGGCTTTCCTGTTCAAACTGTTCGAGGGATGTCATGGAGCGCATTAGCTGCTCACGCACCACTTCAACAACAGTATGTGAATTGGTTACCTGCAAATTAGACACCAATGCAGCGCTTTTACTGACGGCTAACTGGGCTTGCGCTGAGTAAGCCTCTTTTTCCAGCTCCTGTTTTGCAATATATCGGTAGGACGTTTTGAGCATAGAGGCCAGCTGCATATATGTGTCAACGGCGTCTTTAAAGCGCGTGACAGCGAGGCTCATTTCGTCGCTCAACAAGTCTCTGGCGAGCAGTTCATTGTATGCACTTTCGAATTCCAGCTGCTTTTGTGCATGCCTGTCAAAGTGATAAATATTACTATCCATTGCAGACAAGGTTTCGAGCGACAATTCTGTTGTCGCCCTGTTAAGTCGCGCTTTCAGCGCCATAGCAACCTGAGTATCTTGTAATTGATGATATTGCGTGATGGCTTGCGCGCCAATCCACCAAATCAATCCAAGTATTGCTCCTTCAAAAAGGTATTTCATTCTTTTAATGACCTCGGCAGTTCACCTGAAAAGGCATGTAGCAGCGCTTCCAGATCAGAGACATCCTCATCACTGAGTTCTAACCCTAGCTGTCCGCTCGCCATTATCCGGATCGCATCCGACAATTGCACCACAGAACCATTGTGAAAATACGGTCCTGTATGTGCAACGTTCCGTAAACTGGGCACTTTAAAGACAAACTTATCTTGCTCGTTACGGGTTAACTGATACCGCCCGGCGTCATTGAGTAATGCTTTGGGCATACGATCCAGGCGACCCATTTTCTGATAAATATTGCCTCCGATATTACGCCCCTGATGGCAGGTCACACAGCCTAGTTCAACAAACTTTCGATATCCGCGCTGCTGTTGCACCGTTAACGCCTTTTCATTACCTAACAGGTAAGCGTCAATGGGCGTATTTTCGGATACCAGTGACTTCTGGAAGGCGACTATGGCCTTGGTGATATTCTCAGGGGTGATCCCGTCTTCGGACAGAGCTTCGAAGCTGTTAACAAAGTGCGGCTGTTGATTGAGTTTGCCTATCACTTGTGACCAATTGCTGGCCATCTCTAACGGGTTATGGATGGGTAACGGCAACTGACTGGTCAGGTCGGGACTGCGCCCATCCCAGAATTGCCTGAAGTTAAAGACCGCATTAATTACACTCGGGGCATTGCGACTCCCCAGCTGCTGATTTATACCAACAGAGACGGGAAAACCGTCATCGCCGCCATTATAGAGGTCATGACAAGAAGCACAGGATGTTGTGTTGTCCGCCGAAAGCAATGGGCTTTTAAACAAGGCTTTGCCAAGCTGAACCCAGCCAACATCATAGTATTCCAGGCGTGGCAAGGGTTGAATGGCGGCATCTACCCATTGGCTGGAATAAGTGACTAACTCTGCGCTGTTATTAATAACTGGCTGGTGACGGCGAGTGTCTTTGAAAAAATAAAATTGCAACGCAAGCGTTAAAAATACCATTGCCAGCGCGCTAAATACAGCCACCACATACTTGATACCCATACAAATAATATCCCTGGTGAGCTTATTCGCTCTCATTTATGAGGGTAAGTATAGACACTTAAATCAAAAACCCCCATGACTACCAGGATAAGACGAATGCAACCGGTGCCACTTGCCTGGTCACTGTCTTGAATATTCTCAGTCGGATTAGCTCGTTGATCATGAGCCATTAACACTGACACTGTGATTAAAAAGCAAAGATTTGAATTAGCACTTTCCCGCCTCCGACTTTCTCATGATCGGTTAGTTTTGCTTAATTTCACTGTACATTATGTATTGAGGGCCAGCAGGACCACCCAAATATTTGTCTTCACATTCAGTTAGCCCGGCTTTCTTATAACAGGCATATGCACCCGGATTTTGACAATTAACACCCAGATATAGCCAACGGAATTGTGCATAATGTTCCGCCAGGTAACCTAACACGGCCACCATTGCCGCACTGCCCAACCCTTTCCCCTGATACTGCTGACCAATCACAAACGCACGTATACCAAGCGCGCCGGTCGGGCAATAAGCAAACTTTTCTGCATACGCCAGATCCAGCTTAAAGTAGCCAACCAAAGTGTCCTGATGATAAATAACATGGAGATGCGTGGTCTCACAGATCTCTTCGAGAAATTCTTGCGCCGTGCCAGCAAAACAAACCTGCTCGGAGGCCAGCTCAATGGA carries:
- a CDS encoding hybrid sensor histidine kinase/response regulator — its product is MKYLFEGAILGLIWWIGAQAITQYHQLQDTQVAMALKARLNRATTELSLETLSAMDSNIYHFDRHAQKQLEFESAYNELLARDLLSDEMSLAVTRFKDAVDTYMQLASMLKTSYRYIAKQELEKEAYSAQAQLAVSKSAALVSNLQVTNSHTVVEVVREQLMRSMTSLEQFEQESRSFRVMRLHIDFILENALPASNLLVPIQNSTLSTAILEKTQHLSEQVDTVYWQMTRSILFLLALVSLLIIVVLLRLMSDLKRANAQANQAAETKSLFLSNMSHEIRTPMNGIMGLTDILLATELTSVQRNYLEKVRFSANALTTIINDILDFSKIESKKLNIEQTPFQFEELLDNLRSLITPIANTKGVKLIFDIDPLLSDWYIGDPVRINQIMLNFTSNAAKFTETGSITLAVHREAKTESSDWVEISVTDTGIGIEQDKVEQLFERFTQAEASTTRRYGGTGLGLTICKLLTELMEGNIAVVSEVGLGSTFSVRLPLNTVSKASLTEQEVSTASIAGKILIVEDDPIYMEVSDNIASSVGLTVSRAQNGRQAEAMLSANTFEMLLLDWVLPDCEANGLLERLETLAVLPAKVVIYTAHTEQSIAPKVNYPILYKPLLKKDLISLFVKDTPSQIAAKHNPEQSDQIEEPVSAAGAFRVLLVEDNEINRIVATKLLDRFELDIVIAENGQQAVDVIKSCDGAFDLVLMDIQMPVMDGMEATRILRETYDKERLTIIALTANVMQSEVDKYLSIGMNAHLGKPFKTDELDKVLEKYLFKRECLASKAE
- a CDS encoding cytochrome-c peroxidase, whose protein sequence is MGIKYVVAVFSALAMVFLTLALQFYFFKDTRRHQPVINNSAELVTYSSQWVDAAIQPLPRLEYYDVGWVQLGKALFKSPLLSADNTTSCASCHDLYNGGDDGFPVSVGINQQLGSRNAPSVINAVFNFRQFWDGRSPDLTSQLPLPIHNPLEMASNWSQVIGKLNQQPHFVNSFEALSEDGITPENITKAIVAFQKSLVSENTPIDAYLLGNEKALTVQQQRGYRKFVELGCVTCHQGRNIGGNIYQKMGRLDRMPKALLNDAGRYQLTRNEQDKFVFKVPSLRNVAHTGPYFHNGSVVQLSDAIRIMASGQLGLELSDEDVSDLEALLHAFSGELPRSLKE
- a CDS encoding GNAT family N-acetyltransferase; protein product: MITIKKLRPADIEAVKSIELASEQVCFAGTAQEFLEEICETTHLHVIYHQDTLVGYFKLDLAYAEKFAYCPTGALGIRAFVIGQQYQGKGLGSAAMVAVLGYLAEHYAQFRWLYLGVNCQNPGAYACYKKAGLTECEDKYLGGPAGPQYIMYSEIKQN